A window of the Macadamia integrifolia cultivar HAES 741 unplaced genomic scaffold, SCU_Mint_v3 scaffold2872, whole genome shotgun sequence genome harbors these coding sequences:
- the LOC122067362 gene encoding nuclear transport factor 2B-like isoform X2, giving the protein MEEQVELVGKAFVDHYYLLFDTNRANLPSLYHPTSMLSFEGQKIQGVEEIARKLTQLPFDHCLHTISTIDSQPSSLPGGIIVFVSGNLQLQGEEHHLRFSQMFHLVPTQEGSFVVQNDIFRLNYG; this is encoded by the exons atggaAGAACAGGTTGAATTGGTGGGAAAGGCATTTGTCGATCATTACTACCTGCTGTTTGACACCAATCGTGCCAATCTCCCTTCCCTCTACCATCCCACATCTATGCTCTCCTTTGAAGGTCAGAAGATACAAGGTGTGGAAGAGATTGCTCGTAAGCTCACCCAATTGCCCTTCGATCATTGCCTCCACACCATCTCCACCATCGATTCTCAGCCATCTTCTTTACCTGGTGGTATCATTGTCTTTGTTAGTGGCAACCTTCAATTGCAAGGAGAGGAACACCACCTAAGGTTCAGCCAg ATGTTTCATTTGGTCCCAACACAAGAAGGGAGCTTCGTTGTGCAGAATGACATATTCCGTCTTAATTATGGTTGA
- the LOC122067362 gene encoding nuclear transport factor 2B-like isoform X1: MTCPSEPLDTHYTSMTTADKDDVCKLKVAIEEEIEREWRIISGGKRKKEKKRKGRMEEQVELVGKAFVDHYYLLFDTNRANLPSLYHPTSMLSFEGQKIQGVEEIARKLTQLPFDHCLHTISTIDSQPSSLPGGIIVFVSGNLQLQGEEHHLRFSQMFHLVPTQEGSFVVQNDIFRLNYG, from the exons ATGACCTGTCCCTCTGAACCGTTGGATACTCACTACACCTCAATGACCACTGCAGACAAGGACGATGTTTGCAAACTCAAAGTTGCCAT AGAggaggagatagagagagagtggagaaTCATTtcaggaggaaaaagaaaaaaagaaaagaaaagaaaaggaagaatggaAGAACAGGTTGAATTGGTGGGAAAGGCATTTGTCGATCATTACTACCTGCTGTTTGACACCAATCGTGCCAATCTCCCTTCCCTCTACCATCCCACATCTATGCTCTCCTTTGAAGGTCAGAAGATACAAGGTGTGGAAGAGATTGCTCGTAAGCTCACCCAATTGCCCTTCGATCATTGCCTCCACACCATCTCCACCATCGATTCTCAGCCATCTTCTTTACCTGGTGGTATCATTGTCTTTGTTAGTGGCAACCTTCAATTGCAAGGAGAGGAACACCACCTAAGGTTCAGCCAg ATGTTTCATTTGGTCCCAACACAAGAAGGGAGCTTCGTTGTGCAGAATGACATATTCCGTCTTAATTATGGTTGA